The genomic window GCCCTGGCCGGTGCGCATGGCACCGATGATGGCGGCCAGCAGGCCCATCGACAGGGTGGTGCCGGTCATGAAATCGACCATCGACAGGCCGAAGCGTGCCGGCGGCGCGTCCGGCTCACCGGTCAACGCCATGAAGCCAGCCTCGGCCTGCATCAGATAGTCATAGCCCGGCCACGCCGCGCGCTCGTTGTCGCGGCCATAGGCGGACAGATGGGCACAGACGATCTTCGGGTTGAGCTTGGACAGCGTGGCGTAATCCAGACCGAGCTTGCCGGGCTGGTCGCCACGCAGGTTGTTGAGCACCGCGTCGGCGCTGGCAACGAGCTTCTCGAACACTTCGCGGCCTTCGACGGCCTTCAGGTCCAGGCGCAGGGAGCGCTTGTTGAGATTGAAGGTCTGGAAGAACAGGCTGTCGCCTTCGCCCAGGAAATACGGACCGGTGGCGCGCGAGATATCGCCGCCCGGCGGGGATTCGATCTTGATGACTTCGGCGCCGAGGTCGGCCAGGTGCATCGAACCATAGGGGCCGGCACCGTACTGTTCGACGGCAAGGATGCGTAGTCCCTGCAGGGGAAGGTCTTTCATGTGTGGCCTCTGGTTTGTAAAAAGCACCGCGGCTGGTTGAGGACCGCGGCGAAAGAGATGCTGCTTTCCTTCTCCCTTCGGGAGAAGGTGCCCCGTAGGGGCGGATGAGGGTTGGATCTGCTGCTAGCGCTGGTGCTTTGCTTTTGGCTTTTGGCTTTTGGCTTTTGGCTTTTGGCTTTTGGCTTTTGGCTTTTGGCTTTTGGCTCTTGCTGTTGCTGTTGCTGTTGCTTTGGCTCTTGCTGTTGCTTTGGCTCTTGCTGTTGCTGTTGCTTTGGCTTTGGCTTTGGCTTTTGGCTTTGGCTTCTGGCTGTTGCTTTGCTCCGTCCCTTCTCCCGCCTGCGGGAGAAGGTGCCCAAAGGGCGGATGAGGGGAGCTTTTGGCTTCGCTTGTAGAGCCTGCCCTCACCCCAACCCCTCTCCCGCAGGCGGGAGAGGGGCTACTGGGTTTCCGGCATTGCTTGTAGAGCTTGCCCTCACCCCAACCCCTCTCCCGCAAGCGGGAGAGGGGCTACTAGGGCTCTGGTCTGCTTGGGCTTTTAGATCTTGTTTCTTGCCACCAGTTGCTTGGCAATGATGATGCGCTGCATTTCGTTGGTGCCTTCGCCAATGCACATCAGCATGGCGTCGCGGTAGAACCGCTCGATGTCGTATTCCACCGAGTAGCTGTATCCACCAAAGATGCGCATGCCTTCCTGCGCGCAGTACGCGCCGGTCTCTGTGGCGAAGTACTTGGCCATGCCCGCTTCCATGTCGCAGCGCAGGCCCTTGTCGTAGGCATTGGCGGCGCTCTCGATCAGCAGCTTGGATGCCTCCACCTTGGACGCCATCTCGCCCAGCTTCAGCTGGATGGCCTGGTGCTCGGCGATCGGTTTGCCGAAGGTCATGCGCTCCTGCGCATAACGCACTGACAAACGCAGCGCGCCTTCGGCAATACCGCAGCCGCGTGCAGCCACGTTGATGCGGCCCAGTTCCAGGCCACCAACGGCATGCTGGAAACCCTGCCCTTCCACACCACCGAGCAGGCAGTCGGCCGGCACCTTGTATTCCTGGAAAACCAGCTCGCAGGTGTCGATGGCGCGGTAGCCGGACTTCTTCATCTTCTTGGCGACGATGAAGCCCTCGCCCTTCTCGGCGATGAACATGCTCATGCCCTTGTGGCGCGGCTGCGCCTCCGGGTCGGTCTTGACCAGCAACAGCACCATGTCGCCATACATGGAATTGGTGATCCAGGTCTTGGCGCCATTGATGACGTAATGCTCACCCTCACGCTTGGCAACACTGCGGATCGCCTGCAGGTCGGTACCGGCATTGGGCTCGGTCAGGCCCAGCGAGCCACGCAGCTCGCCGGTGGCCATGCGCGGCAGGTACTTGCGCTTCTGCTCTTCGGTGCCGCAACGCTCGATGGCCGCGGCCATGATCAGGTGCGAGTTGAAGATGCCGGTCGGCGCCATCCATACCGCCGACACCTTGATCACGATCTTGGCGTAGATGCGGGCCGGCAGGCCAAGGCCACCGTACTCGGGCGAGATGGTGGCACCGAACAGTCCCAGATCCTTCATCTCCTCGACCAGGTGATGCGGGTACTTGTCTTCGAGGTCGTATTCCTGGGCGATCGGTGCAACGGATTTCTCGACCCAATGGTCGATCGAATCCAGCAACGCCTGCTCTTCGTCAGGGCCCCACAGCTGTTCCTGTTCCGTGCTCATCATCGTGCCCTCAGTAGTTGACCTTGTCTTCCACCGAGTGACCCTGCTTGGCGATCAGCATGGTGCGGCTGAAGCTGCAGATCAGCTTGCCGTCCTGGTTGAAACCCTCGGTCTGCACGGTGACGATGCCGGCGCCCGGGCGCGACTTGGACTCGCGCTTGTCCAGCACCTTGGACTCGGCCACCAGGGTGTCGCCGACAAACAGCGGGTGGGTCATCTTGATGTCGCTCCAACCCAGGTTGGCCACCGCCTTCTGGCTGACATCGGTGACGCTCATGCCGACCATCAGCGCCACGGTGAACGGCGAGCAGACGATAACCTTGCCGAATTCCGAGGCCTTGGCGTATTCCTTGTCGAAGTGCATCGGATGGGTGTTCATCGTCAGCAGGGTGAACCAGGTGTTGTCGGTTTCGGTGATGGAGCGGCCGGGGCGGTGCTCGTAGATGTCGCCGACATTGAACTCTTCGTAGTAACGGCCAAAGGTTTCGCGGAAGCGGTTTTCGGAGATCTGCTTGACGTTCTGAACCATGACAATGTCCTTTTGGAGCGGGTTGGGCTGGCGCTGGGCGCAGCTTGGTCAAAGAGGGGCGTGAATCAGGCGTTCAATGGAGCGGTGAGGTCAGCCGGCGCGCACGCCAAGCGCACCCAGTGCGATGGCGCGTTCGGCGGCGATTTCGATGGGGCGGTCCACCAGCTTGCCGTCCAGCTGGATGGCTTCGCCGCCGCTGGCGGCCAATGCCGCGACCACGCGTTGGGCGCGGTCAAACTCGGCGGCGGTGGGCAGGTAACGGGCCTGGATGGCGTCGACCTGTGCCGGATGGATGGCGGCCTTGGCGGTGAAACCCAGATCGATGACGCGGTCGGTTTCGCTGACCAGGCCGGCTTCGTCCTTGATGTCCAGGTAGGGTACGTCCATGCAGGCGACGCCGGCTTCGGCGGCAATCGTTGCCAGCTGCACGCGCGGATGGAAGAAGCTCTCCCAGCTGGCGCGGCCGCGCAATGCGACGATGTAGTCGAAGCCACCAAACATCAGCGCCTGCAGGCGCGGAATGGCGGTGGCCAGCGCGCGTGCGTCCAGCAAGCCCTTCGGCGTTTCGATCTGCGCGATGAAGGCGGTGTCGATTGCCGCCAGCGCCGCGTCGGCCTGCTGCAATTCGGCCACGGTTTCGACCTTGGGCAGCATGACGAAGGCCGGCTTCAGGCCCGAAGCAGCCAACGCCTTCAGATCAGCCTGGCCCAGTTCGGTGGACAGCGGATTGATGCGCAGGCCGATCTCGCTGCGGGTCTGCGGCAGTTCGGCGAGAAAGGCGAACAGCGAGGCACGCGCGCTTTCCTTGTCGCCCGGGGCAACCGCGTCTTCCAGATCAATACAGACCTGATCGGCACCGGTGGCCACGGCCTTGGCGTAACGCTCCGGGCGCGAGCCCGGCACGAACAGCAGGCAGCGGCGCGGGTTGTTGATCGCAGTGCTCACGGCGCACCGACCTGGGAGGCGAAGTGTTCGGCGATCTGGCGGCGCGTTGCGTACCAGGTGCCCGGCTTCTGCGCGACGTACTGCAGGAATTTCTCGAACGCGCCGATGCGGCCCGGGCGGCCGATGATGCGCAGGTGCAGGCCCAGCGACATCACCTTGGGGCTGTGCTCGCCTTCGGCGTACAGCGTGTCGAAGCTGTCGATGGCATAGTCCAGCCAGTCCTTGGGCAGGTAGGACGGGGCCACCCACATCTTCATGTCATTGGTGTCCAGCTGGTACGGCACCACGATCATGGGCTTGTCGCTGCCGTCGACATCGCCCCAGAACGGCGCATCGGCCGAGTAGTCGTCCATGTGGTACAGGAAACCTTCTTCCTGCAGCAGGCGACGGGTGGAGGCGGTGTGCAGGTAACGCGACAGCCAACCGACCGGGCGCACGCCGCTGGTCTTCTCGATGCTGTCGGCGGCATCGCGGATGAACTGGCGTTCCTGGTCTTCGTTGAAGCGGAACTGGTGGATCCAGCGGTGGCCATGCGAGCAGACCTCATGGCGGCTGCCACGCAGGTAATCGGCGATTTCCGGCGCGCGCTCCAGCGATACCGCGGCGGCGGTATACGTGCTGGTCACGTTGTACTTGTCCAGCAGCGCGGCGACGCGCGCATGGCCTTCGTTGACGCCGTAACGGTAGTTGGATTCGTTGCCGTAGTTGCGCACCGGCTTGGACAGGGTCACATGCAGCTCGTCCACCGGTTCGGTGATCTTGTCACCCTGGCCGACGTTGTACTCGGACAGCTCTTCGACATTGACGACCACCGACAAGGCCAGGCGTGCGTTGTTGGGCCACTGGTAGACGGGTTTGGACATGGCAATCTCGTTACGTTTATGGGGGTGCGTGGTGGGGACTGCTGTGCTGCTTGGTTCTCATGCCGAGCGTTGTGCGCAGGCGGGTACGAGCCGGTGGTGAGCCGGCGCGGCCTTCAGTGGTTTTCCTCACCACCGGAAACATTGATCGCCTCACCGGTGATGTAAACCGCGTCGTCCGAGCACAGGAAGGCCGTCGCTGCCGCCGTATCCGAGGGCAGGCCCGGGCGACCGGCGGGAATGCGCGCGCGCATGTCGGCCAGGTACTGCTCGACGGTCTTGCCCTGCTTCTCGGCAAAGTATTCGTTCTGCCAGGCGCCCAGGCCGGTGGTGACGTGGTTCGGGCAGACTGCATTGACGTTGATGCCATGGGCCGCCAGTTCCAGCGCGGCAACGCGGGTCAGGCCGACCAGGCCGTGCTTGGACGAGCAATAGGCCGCCGCATGCGGGAACGCCGACTTGGCGGCCTGCGAGGCGATGTTGACGATGCGGCCGCCGCCCTGGGCAATCATCTGCCGGCCGGCGTGCTTGATGGTCAGGAAGGCGCCGCGCAGGTTCACGCCCAACACCGCGTCCCATTCCTTCGCATCGATGTCGACCAGCGACTTCATCAGGTAACCAATGCCGGCGTTGTTGACCAGGATGTCGAGGCTGCCAAAGCGTTCCACCGTGGCCTTGACCACCGCTTCCACCTGCGCCTCTTCCAGTACGTCCAGCGCCATGGCCACGCATTCGCCCCCGGTGCTGGCGGCCAGCTCGGCGGCAACCTGGGCCATTTCCTCGTCGGTGCCCACGGCAGTGACCGGCATCTCGGCGCCACGCACCTGGCCGATGTCGGTCAGCACCACCTTGCAGCCTTCCTGCAGCAGGCGGCGGGCAATGCCCTCGCCCAGCCCGGCGCGGCGACCAGCGCCGGTGATGAGTGCGACCTTGCCCTGCAATTCGGGGAAACGAGCCATGACCAATGTTCCTTGTGCGCTTACAGCGCGCTGGTGAGGATGAACAACGGATTGTCAGCGTATTGCCGGAACTGCGCCGCACCGGCTTGCACCGCCGCATCGGCCATGTCGGCGCCGAAGGCGGCCATGTCCGGGATACGTATCAGCTCGATGTACGCGTACGGCGAGCTGCCCTCACCAATCAACAGACCGCTGGCCTTGAGTACCTCGAACTTCTCCACCGACGGCAGCGCATTGACCACCGGCAGGTCGCTGGCACGGGCCCAGGCCTCGTATTCCTCGGCGCTGACGCCGGGCTTGAGGTTGAACAGGACGATGACGGTTTGCATGGCTTCCTCCCAGGTAAAAGACTGTGGCACACTTTGTCCGGACAAAGTGTAGGCATGCCCTTCGCCCCCGGTCAACGCCGGCGGCGGAAATCCCCCCACAGGCGTATCTACCTGCCGTAACCCACTCTTGAGGTGCTTGATGAAGATGAAGCGTTATTACCCGTGGTTGATGGCGGTGATGGGGATGTTGGTGCTGCTGGTCTCCAACGGCCTGACCGTGACCGGCCTGACCGCCTTTGACGAATCCCTGCTCAAGGATTTCGGCTGGACCCGCAGCGAGCTCAAGCTGCGCGACCTGATCACCCTGGTACTGGCCGGCTGGATGGCGCCGTTCCTGGGCGCGCTGATCGACAAGGTCGGCCCGCGCAAGCTGATCCTGGGTGGCATCGCCCTGCTCGCGGCGCTGTATGCGGCCTATGCGCATATCCATTCGCTGGCCCACCTGTACTGGATACACGTCGGCTTTGCCGCGGTGCTGGTCGCGGCCGGCCTGAATGTGGCGGTGATCTTCGTCTCGCAATGGTTTGCCACCCACCGTGGCACCGCCATTGGTATTGCGCTGGTCGGCACCAGCCTGGGCGGCATGGTGTTCCCCAAGCTCGGCGTACATCTGATGCAGACCATGGACTGGCGCGCCGCGCTGCTGTGGGAAACCGCCATTCCGCTGGCCTTCCTGATCATCGCCTTCCTGTT from Stenotrophomonas nitritireducens includes these protein-coding regions:
- a CDS encoding HpcH/HpaI aldolase/citrate lyase family protein, producing the protein MSTAINNPRRCLLFVPGSRPERYAKAVATGADQVCIDLEDAVAPGDKESARASLFAFLAELPQTRSEIGLRINPLSTELGQADLKALAASGLKPAFVMLPKVETVAELQQADAALAAIDTAFIAQIETPKGLLDARALATAIPRLQALMFGGFDYIVALRGRASWESFFHPRVQLATIAAEAGVACMDVPYLDIKDEAGLVSETDRVIDLGFTAKAAIHPAQVDAIQARYLPTAAEFDRAQRVVAALAASGGEAIQLDGKLVDRPIEIAAERAIALGALGVRAG
- a CDS encoding acyl-CoA dehydrogenase family protein; the protein is MMSTEQEQLWGPDEEQALLDSIDHWVEKSVAPIAQEYDLEDKYPHHLVEEMKDLGLFGATISPEYGGLGLPARIYAKIVIKVSAVWMAPTGIFNSHLIMAAAIERCGTEEQKRKYLPRMATGELRGSLGLTEPNAGTDLQAIRSVAKREGEHYVINGAKTWITNSMYGDMVLLLVKTDPEAQPRHKGMSMFIAEKGEGFIVAKKMKKSGYRAIDTCELVFQEYKVPADCLLGGVEGQGFQHAVGGLELGRINVAARGCGIAEGALRLSVRYAQERMTFGKPIAEHQAIQLKLGEMASKVEASKLLIESAANAYDKGLRCDMEAGMAKYFATETGAYCAQEGMRIFGGYSYSVEYDIERFYRDAMLMCIGEGTNEMQRIIIAKQLVARNKI
- a CDS encoding polysaccharide deacetylase family protein, with translation MSKPVYQWPNNARLALSVVVNVEELSEYNVGQGDKITEPVDELHVTLSKPVRNYGNESNYRYGVNEGHARVAALLDKYNVTSTYTAAAVSLERAPEIADYLRGSRHEVCSHGHRWIHQFRFNEDQERQFIRDAADSIEKTSGVRPVGWLSRYLHTASTRRLLQEEGFLYHMDDYSADAPFWGDVDGSDKPMIVVPYQLDTNDMKMWVAPSYLPKDWLDYAIDSFDTLYAEGEHSPKVMSLGLHLRIIGRPGRIGAFEKFLQYVAQKPGTWYATRRQIAEHFASQVGAP
- a CDS encoding MaoC family dehydratase translates to MVQNVKQISENRFRETFGRYYEEFNVGDIYEHRPGRSITETDNTWFTLLTMNTHPMHFDKEYAKASEFGKVIVCSPFTVALMVGMSVTDVSQKAVANLGWSDIKMTHPLFVGDTLVAESKVLDKRESKSRPGAGIVTVQTEGFNQDGKLICSFSRTMLIAKQGHSVEDKVNY
- a CDS encoding REDY-like protein HapK, with amino-acid sequence MQTVIVLFNLKPGVSAEEYEAWARASDLPVVNALPSVEKFEVLKASGLLIGEGSSPYAYIELIRIPDMAAFGADMADAAVQAGAAQFRQYADNPLFILTSAL
- a CDS encoding SDR family NAD(P)-dependent oxidoreductase — translated: MARFPELQGKVALITGAGRRAGLGEGIARRLLQEGCKVVLTDIGQVRGAEMPVTAVGTDEEMAQVAAELAASTGGECVAMALDVLEEAQVEAVVKATVERFGSLDILVNNAGIGYLMKSLVDIDAKEWDAVLGVNLRGAFLTIKHAGRQMIAQGGGRIVNIASQAAKSAFPHAAAYCSSKHGLVGLTRVAALELAAHGINVNAVCPNHVTTGLGAWQNEYFAEKQGKTVEQYLADMRARIPAGRPGLPSDTAAATAFLCSDDAVYITGEAINVSGGEENH